A window of Phragmites australis chromosome 2, lpPhrAust1.1, whole genome shotgun sequence genomic DNA:
TAGCTCATTTAGTCATGCTTGGTTCATCTAAATCTTCcattttttgtatttatttctAGCACCACAAGGCACCAACTATATCAAATTTGGTTATAGTGAGGAAGTGGTAATGATTACCTTAACATTAAGCTCAGTATGGCGTGAAAATGTGAGGTGAAGCTTGCAATATCCACCTTCATATATGCTGTGCCCTTCCAATGCTGCCTTTGCTGCAACCGCAGTTTGAATGTCTACAAGAAAAGCATAAAGGATTTGAGAGACACATTGCGCAAGAATAGATAAATTTCATGTAGCAATAAGTTAATATCTACCTGGATACTGGATCAATGCTTGAAAGCCATTCTTCTCAAAAATAGCAATTTTCTGTACAAATCCAAAAGCAGAAAATACCTGCCAATGACAAGATACCAAAAAGTTGGTGCAAACTACACACATGTAATAATTCAGCATGATTGTTGAATATATTACCTCGTGAAGCACATCTATTGTAACGACATACTGCATGTTCTCAATGGATGCAAGCAGAATATTGCTCTCTGCTTCCTGCTTTTTACCATCCTGGGCATAACATATAAAATTATGAACCAACAACTATATTAGCATAAGTACAAAGCAGAAGTATGCATGCATAAAGGTCAGAAGTGTTACCGGTCCAGAGCCATCTATACCAGAATCCAGAAAAGGAAGGTAAGGGTTAGTGTAGTCCCTAAAGGAAACATCACCAAAGGATAGTTAATAGTTGTGTGATCgctaaaatattacaaaacgaccaaattgaagaaaatatttgacacACAAAAATGTATTTGGCCCATGGTATGAAAGAAATCGATGGGTAGAACTTAGCGAATTTATCCATGAAGCAACAAGCACAATGAAAATAGTTCATCTCGTCAAACAAAGCAACCCTTACCTACTCCTGTGACTCTGATACTTGACATTTAGAATACTGTGTGCTGAATAGCTTATTCTTAAAGTGCAGGCCCCATCCAATTCCGGAAGCAAATAGCTACAATACAAGAACAAGTAATTATGCATTAGTCTTGAGAAAAAAAACAACAGAAAAATTAATAGTTGATTATACCTAGGAATGCATCTACCATCCAGATTAGCTTTTGCGGATGTTGCGGTTTCAGCATCAGAAAACTGAATCAATGCCTACAGCAGATAAACAGGCATAACTTCAGATAAAATAAGCTCAGCCAGGGcacaaagaaagaagagaaatcgTAATACTGTTCTGATATAGATAAGATAGGATCAGGGGCTGATGAGAGATGAGACATGTTACAAACAAGTAAAAACAAAACTGTCACCTGATAACCAGATGCCTTCTCAAAGGTAGCGATCTTGTGAACAAATCCAAAAGCAGAAAATACCTGGGCACACAAACTTCCAGTGTTAAGACGCAGGTAAAATGGTATAGTAAAATCGAATGCATGCATTAATACAACTGGAAAGTAAGATGAGCTTGAATGGGAAGTTACAGACAAAGACTAATTGACATCTGAACGCCAAGcacaattaatttttttaatacaaaaaATGCAGAGAAGTGTACACCTACAAGATAGATTTGACATAATCAATAACAATGAATCAATGGTACTATCAGATCAGTTGCGTAGGATGGGTACCTATTAGCTGATGAGGATAATGCAAATGAACTTACCGTCTTTCTTGGATATTATGATCAGTAAAGCCTTTACTATGTAACAGAGTCAACACTTTTCTAGCTTTTGGATAGATGACCTAGATAAGTTCAGAAAGAAGCACGCCTAGAAAGCGTACATGTGTGACTAGAAAAAGGAGCTAAATCCAAGGCATAATGCTTCTACCCCCTGAAAGACCAAAATTTAGCTACAATAGTTTCAATGGCAAGTGAGTAAACTGTTCAAACATTCTTTATGAACAGCTCATCTATACATTTGATCCTTGAAGGTAGCGTTAACAGCACATTTACACAAGTGTGTCAATCGATtgcaacaaaaattatttattaatattctttAGGTGAGGAGAATTAGGTGTGTGCAAGTTTGGTAGTTTTGGCAAGAGAACTTATTATCAAAGAAAATTTCTTAAGCCACTTCATCAAATGCTTATTTTTTCCTGTAGTTTTGGGAAGAAAATAACATGAGAATATATTTGAGCTGGCTGCTTGTGGTCTGTCATAAACATGTAAAACTACATCATTTCCTATTTACAAGCCGGTTTCAACCTGTTTCGTTTAACAATCCTGTAACCATGACAAAAAGAATGGCATATTTGTGCCCATCAAGATTATTTTCTTCaattaatgaaaaaaaaaagaatttttctTTGACTACTTTTAATTTATAACAGAACCACAAAAACCTGCGTCTTCATCACGTTCCCAATCGCTTCCAGAGATGCTTGTGACAAGTCTAAACATCATGCTTTCTATTGAAGTAGTACACACCGTGGCCAAGGACATGGAACATCATACGAAAAAAGTATCATGTGGGCTAATGAggctgacaaaaaaaaatccagcaATCCAGAGAGGAACTTATGGTTGTATAATTATGCAAGCTATTGAGCTGAAACAATCTCCATTGAGCAAAATAGATAATCAAGATTTTCGTCACTACCTAGAACAAAACCAACCCTAGTGAACTAAACCGATGGATGGAGGTAGATGTGACTATGTGACACATCCTAAGAGGGATACTtgggtgagggggggggggaggagaggtgagggaaggggaaagggaaggggaggggaggggaggggagtggAGTGGAGGGGAGAAGTAGGGCAGCGATGAGTAAGGGAGAGGAAACAAACACACACATGTGTTCCAGATGCAGTAGCCTGCCATGATACTCCGTGACAACGGCTTGCTAATCCATTCAGATCATGCAAAAGAATGTGCTAGAAGTTACTAAGACAGTCCTGGTAAATCAAAATATTCCTGCAGATAACATCAGTAGAACTAAACATAAATCCCGATGCAATCGTTAACATCCTTACCAAGTGTAGAACATCAATGCTGACAGAATCTGGTGCAACACCCTCCATCCCCACTAGCAAAACGTTGCCTGCAGCTTCCCCACTACTCTTGCTGTTGACAATCTCCTGTCTATTGGAGTACTGAAGGTACACATTTTTCCCTCTTACCTGCGCTGGCTCTGCTGACGATGCATAATATGATACCATGGCAATCGCCTGATTTTGGTCAGCCTGCaaaagaatataaaaaaaataaaataacgtCCAGTCACTCTCCATCGGGCCAGTACTACACTACTACTCCATCATTCTCATATCATGAGACATCTTAGATTTCACTTTTGTTTAATCAATCACCCTCCTTAGTGACAAATTTTTCGACACAATTTTTACCCGTCAAATTTCACTTAACTGCAAAAAACATGTCCGCAGCAATGGGTTTTTTTTCCTTGCAGCAAGGTATCATAATCTAGAGGACTATAATATTAAACAGAAGGGGCACAGCAATCACTAACTTCAGAGAAAAGCCGAGTGAATTAATTCCAATGACAAAAGCCTGCAACACAGCTATAGCAATCCATGGATGGTGAGGGTGAGTGTAGCTTGCAGATCCAGGTCGTCGATTTAAAAAACACGAGCAGGGAAAAAGAGTTTCTCCTCCAAACAACTAATTGGAAGGTTAAAGTGTGTTTGTAAATCGCAACTCTTGGTTAAAGTTCTGTACTTATGGTCCAGCAAGACGAGGAGGTGAACTAATTACGGCCAACTCCGAACTCCATCAGATAATCTTACAACTATTAGCGTGCACCAGACAGACAAGAGGACGAGGCATGTAAGGTACTCACGAATTCGATGAATGCCTGGTTGCGGTTGGCGCCGACGTTGCACTTGGTGTTGACGACCTTGCCGAAGGGGGTCCCCAGCTCGACCAGCTCCTCAGGGGTGCAATCCCACGGCAGGTTCCGCACGTGGATCACCTTGGACGGCGGCTGCGCGTACCGGAACTGCGGCTGCCCACCGGAAGAAGCCATCGCTCCCTCCCGAATCCTCTCCTCCGGACCTACCGCGCTAGGAAGctttgagataaaaaaaaataacactcGTAACTTGGAGGAGCACCTAGACAAGGGAACTGACCTTGCGAGTGacgaccggcggcggcggcggcggcggcggcgagaggcCGGAGCAGAGGAGGACGAGTTGGATTCGGGAACGTATCGGTGGTCGCCTGGTCGGTGCGCTCAATCTATCGAGGGCTTAAAGCAGCCTAGGTTTCGTATCGCCCTCTTCGGGAGGCCCATTAATAACTCGTTAATGGGCTTGGGGCGACCAGCTGCAATCTTGAGGCGGCGATCCCATCCAACCAACGGCGCAAACCGCATCGAGGCCAGGGCCCACCTTAAACCACTCCACTAGTCCACTTCCTCGTCTCGTCGCACACCGATGGAAAATTGCCGCCGCGGAGGCGAGATCGCCGGAGGAGACCCAGCGacacgtcgccgccgccgtcccatGCAAGGACGCCGCcttccgcctcctcctcctcacccttGCGCCTCACCCTCCTCGCCCCTCTCCTCGTTCTAgtcctcctcctctccgcccTTCGCTTCTCCGGTCGCCTCTCCTggtcccctcccctccctcggACGCAGCACACGACTCCCCTCTCTGTCTATGAGCGCGGCCTCGTCAAGCGCGACATTTCCTCCCGCGAGATCCTCGCTGTAAGGACCTCCTCCTGCCCCTATTACTCCATCCGGTGGTTCTAGCTGAACACCTTCTCCTTGCTAGAGCGTTAGTCGCCACTGACATggtcttttttcttccttttttggaCTGCGTGGTGTTGGCATATACCGTATGCAGGAGCACGCTAGGGTTTCAGAGAACCGGTCGCGCCTTCACTTCCCAACCCCGTCCTCGCCTATGTGACCTCCTGGTGCGTCATTTCTGCAATTAGGTTCATGTTTGCTCTACTATATTTGTTTCCATGGGTGCATTCCTGTACCATTGCACGCACAAATTATGATGGTTTAGTACTCCCCACCTCCCTCCACCCCTGTTTCAAAGGCGCAGCACATGAATGTGTAACCCGTGTAGCTTGTATAACACGTCTTTGTAGTGAGTTGTTTTCTGGCTATAGAGTGAACTTAGTTTTAAGAGCAGGAGAACTAGGCTTCTGGTATTCGACAGAGAGCTCAAACTGATTTATGTGGATGGTAGGGCATTGGATTTGATGAGCTATTAACAGGTGTAATTTAAAATTAGTTTAACAATGAAGCGCCTTAGATGGATAATTGGCTTTTACATGTGTTTCTTTACGTTGGCCGTGGATAGCGATTTGCCTAAGAAAATAAATACGAGAATTGCATAAATTTGATTTTTATCGACATTTGTCATGTATTTGTATACTATGCAATCAGCTGCCATGCTGGTTTCATTAACGCGGGAGCTTGTAATGCAGGAACTCCAAAGGTTATGACATGGCAAAGTTGTTCAGCGGAAATCTTACTCACATATCACCTGTGTGGTACGATTTGAAGAGGTCCGTGGCTTCCTTCCCACAGTGCAATTTCCAAGCGTCCTGTTCTGTCAAGCTGTTTGTCTAATGTGTACTTTCTTCAGTGATGGGAACAGGCTAATTCTGGAAGGAGAGCACAATTTTGATGCGGCATGGGTCTCTGAACTTCAAAGCAACGGGTCTCTGGTAAACCATCTAGTCATCTTCCTCCTATCTTCCTTTATATGGGCTTTAGTATGCTATTCTGTACTGTGTTGGACTGTTAGTCAAGTTCGCATAGTCTCCAATGTGATTTGATCTCTAAATTTATTCTCTCCAGGCTGTgcatatgtgtgtatatatatctataatGTGTTCCCAGTGACAGGGGGTGGGAAGGCGAGCCCCTGAACCTGGATGCAAACCCCAGGGAGGGTGCAATGGCGGGATTTATTACCATCTCAAGAAAATCCCAGAAAACTTGGGATTTGTTCCTAATAGTATGAAAAAGtatataaaataaatactaaAAAAAGTGGTTGTTTTGGCCAGATAGGCTTAGCGCACCAGTGGAGGTGGGGTTGAAAATGGTAGGATAACAATGTTTCTTACTGTCTGCATAGTACATACAATAGGGTGGAAATGAATGCTTTTTGCAGTATGGTTTTTGGTAGCTTATCTCATTCTTGTTTTCCAGGTAGTACCTATAGTTGTCTTAGAAGCATGTCCTGCTGTTGTTCTattagaaaagaagaaaaaagcaaAAGCCATTGACCTAATAGTGAGTGAATGCATGTAAATTACTGTACCATTTCATTTTTTGATGTAGCTATgcttttttttaagtacaagtcAGACAAAACAGGCACTCACGCCCACACACACTCACGTGGGTGCGTCCTAGCACACATCTATACAAGATTGGAGGTATAACCTCACGTAGTGTGGGCACGCACTTTGATATCCAGTTTGACATCCGGCTGTCAGTTAATAGGGATAAGGGCTATGACAGCATTGTGCTGGAATCCAGGTCCAGATGGGCTGTTTATGTTGGTGATATGTCCTAAAGGcaatcgagtttgcggattggatctgctaatgggctttaatgttgattaaaggtctATTAGGGTTTAAAGttataatgggctttaatgttgattaaaggcccattagcatgctctatataagaataggcaggggccaggACGTATTGAGTTTTTCctaaaaacagatcttgccaccaaaaaccttGGCcacctcctattcccgaactcccttcgaaaccctagccgggcgcgcggtacTAGCACACCGgtgcacggcgattccatccttgtacgtgtggataccgtagaggcgctgctactattgcggtgctgatctgctcgggagtactcgggacgtgctcgggggtactcgggacgtgctcggggtactctgGACGTGCTCGGGTCGTGCTCGggtcgtgctcgggggtactcaggacgtgctcgggggtactcgggtccTGCTCGGGGgttactcgggacgtgctcggaggtactcgggttgtgctcgggagtactcgggacgtactcgcgagtactcggaaggtgctcgggacgtgctcgggatgAGGTTGatgatcgactacttgacgcgcacgacgttggattggtctgctccaactcttcttccgctgcactgctcgtcaagtggtaacgattcatgatctcctactcgcatggcttcctggttgaatgcggtagagaattattttgtgctagcgtagcctacccgttacccaacagtggtatcagagccatcctgcgtagttttcgatctggatcagtcacatatagaagatatgtgatagaaatagattagatctattgtttttctgatcagttcatatgatggattgatcaatgcacggttggttaggtgaattagagatcggatgagatgccagtcgatgaaaccacatagccaaaaagattagctcgatctcccacctggttttgcgtgcgacttgcccctaccggctggaatcaccatcggggctaactgcgtgcatcgcgacatggtcgggagaacagcagatcgaggtcgtgtgtgctgtcatcgtttctggaaaaacctcacgcgatgatcaatgggattgatctaatggaaattgaggtatcatgaatgactcggaattggctcgatacaatcgatccgatgagattttcatagcgatttcatagatgcgatctatgtatttccgagaggttttcagggcgctgccctgaaacccgcgggggggggggggggggcggctccccccgtcgcgtacacgcatagattgttgtaataatatgatcccatcacgacattagaattcgattctatgcttaactcgtttttgcagagaatgttgtgactggtatgttcttgtgat
This region includes:
- the LOC133907666 gene encoding polypyrimidine tract-binding protein homolog 1-like, whose product is MASSGGQPQFRYAQPPSKVIHVRNLPWDCTPEELVELGTPFGKVVNTKCNVGANRNQAFIEFADQNQAIAMVSYYASSAEPAQVRGKNVYLQYSNRQEIVNSKSSGEAAGNVLLVGMEGVAPDSVSIDVLHLVFSAFGFVHKIATFEKASGYQALIQFSDAETATSAKANLDGRCIPSYLLPELDGACTLRISYSAHSILNVKYQSHRSRDYTNPYLPFLDSGIDGSGPDGKKQEAESNILLASIENMQYVVTIDVLHEVFSAFGFVQKIAIFEKNGFQALIQYPDIQTAVAAKAALEGHSIYEGGYCKLHLTFSRHTELNVKINNERGRDYTRGNITPSTDQPSILGPQPIPNVGAVIPPPLSDAPSAATNAVMPPGVPISATPGEPSVTPPSHPSSVPQSQTAVVPSGGPPRYPSQAIQQGPPGVPLQFPGYGVPQFTQGSAQAPMVQPSGQGSQQMSRHVNYQLPPASPQFMYLGNGSHPAPNTHGPQAMSFPGLGGQQLPPGPQMMQAPGYGSLPFPQGQGQGMPQFPMFGNQQFPPGIEPQMMPFSEQGGQQLPFAPRVHPYNR
- the LOC133907675 gene encoding uncharacterized protein LOC133907675 isoform X2, whose translation is MSAASSSATFPPARSSLNSKGYDMAKLFSGNLTHISPVWYDLKSDGNRLILEGEHNFDAAWVSELQSNGSLVVPIVVLEACPAVVLLEKKKKAKAIDLIVSECM